In Fusarium oxysporum f. sp. lycopersici 4287 chromosome 6, whole genome shotgun sequence, a single window of DNA contains:
- a CDS encoding hypothetical protein (At least one base has a quality score < 10), translating into MGGQPSIRWADDEEALFHMGEEVNIEKFTRTLRGQVAEAHKVLDRLFGGSWQQNVSGMIDMGRISDSMVRLGASQSFASNPKNSWLEPGPAKVMRLMEASIWDAARNRWKRQKVRIWLRDLRLFREILFILTHTWGGLPGRGPEVATLRHCDSWQLIRNVFVLDGQVMIVTDRDKMKAIRDNGRKVARFLPDPVGRMIVAYISWLIPAERVLRRECQLAEPRGDQLEYMWRDGGSRVWDTDRLSRKLARVMQAGTGVRIGVGRYRAITVEIGRRIRGLVMRQLDSQMEDEDEDDNIEVDPITGEPVDCGGSWNIVWDLQSTHGTRIARQHYAVHIGFPGKLQPEMIATFREISKLWHQFLEGSSAGEKDKEKKSKNAPKRKRESQVAEKQSCKRRKTVQEVAQEMEDDMTEGLRVLLGPKATW; encoded by the coding sequence ATGGGAgggcagccgtcgatacgGTGGgcagatgacgaagaggcGCTGTTTCATATGGGTGAGGAGGTCAATATCGAAAAATTCACCCGCACGCTCCGCGGTCAAGTTGCAGAGGCGCATAAGGTGCTAGACCGGCTGTTCGGGGGATCGTGGCAGCAAAACGTCAGCGGAATGATTGACATGGGGCGAATCAGTGACAGCATGGTGCGGCTCGGAGCAAGTCAGTCATTTGCAAGCAATCCGAAGAACAGTTGGTTAGAGCCCGGGCCGGCGaaggtgatgcggctgatggaagcgTCGATATGGGACGCAGCACGGAATCGGTGGAAGCGGCAGAAGGTTAGAATATGGCTCCGCGACTTACGGCTGTTTCGAGAGATATTATTCATACTTACACACACATGGGGCGGGCTTCCGGGTAGGGGACCGGAGGTAGCAACGCTACGGCACTGCGACtcgtggcagctgatccggaatGTATTTGTACTGGATGGACAGGTCATGATCGTCACAGACCGGgataagatgaaggcgaTCCGTGATAATGGCCGAAAGGTGGCACGGTTTCTGCCCGATCCGGTTGGGCGGATGATCGTGGCATATATATCATGGTTGATCCCGGCAGAAAGGGTGCTGAGGCGGGAGTGTCAGCTCGCCGAGCCGCGCGGTGATCAGCTAGAGTACATGTGGCGGGATGGCGGCTCGCGAGTATGGGATACTGACCGGCTAAGCAGGAAGCTCGCGCGCGTGATGCAGGCCGGCACGGGGGTGAGGATTGGGGTGGGACGGTACCGGGCGATCACTGTTGAGATAGGGCGGAGGATCCGAGGGCTTGTCATGAGGCAGCTGGACAGTCAAatggaggatgaggatgaagatgacaatATCGAGGTTGATCCGATTACaggtgagccggttgactgCGGAGGAAGCTGGAACATCGTATGGGATCTGCAGTCGACGCACGGAACACGTATCGCAAGGCAGCACTATGCCGTACATATCGGCTTTCCGGGCAAGCTTCAACCGGAGATGATTGCGACTTTCAGGGAGATCAGCAAACTTTGGCATCAGTTTTTAGAGGGAAGCAGCGCAGGGGAGAAGGAtaaggagaagaaaagcaaGAATGCGCCGAAGCGTAAGCGGGAGAGTCAAGTGGCAGAAAAGCAGAGCTGTAAGCGGAGAAAGACTGTTCAGGAAGTGGCtcaggagatggaggatgatATGACCGAAGGCTTGCGAGTGCTGCTAGGGCCGAAAGCGACTTGGTGA